The stretch of DNA CAGAAAGCATGGCTTAACTCACCAACATAAATCCCCTGTGACTGGATAGTAGATTTAATTGACACCAGGAGTTAATAtggtaaaatatttatatatatatatatgtatatgtatatatatgtatatgtatatgtatatatgtgtatacgtatatgtatatatgtgtatacgtatatgtatatatgtatatacgtatatgtatatatgtatatacatatacgtatatatgtatatatatgtatatatgtatatatatatatatatatgtatatatatatatatatatacatatatatatatatacatatacatatatatatatgtatatatatatatatatatatatatatatgtgtatatatatatatatgtatatatatatgtatgtgtgtgtgtgtatgtatgtgtgtatgtatgtatgtgtgtatgtatatatgtgtatatatatatatctgtatatgtgtatatgtatgtatatgtgtatatgtatgtatatgtgtatatgtatgtatatatgtatatgtgtatgtatatgtatgtatatgtatgtttatatatatatataaactggattTTTTGTTGGTGTAGTAGAGACACTGATATTTACTTTCTATTTAAAAGTATTACCTGAAAGTAAtaagttatttaaaaatataaaaaaaaaagacaacaatttAACTagagaaaagagacattttaagaaataaataattaaaatttaaaaataaaaaatgtaatttaaaatttaagtaaaaagagaaaaaataataatttatagatGTTATACATAttggaaaaatgttttatttatttgtggtACAGTACATGAAGATAACATACAATCCTACAAAAGGGCTACATACTCTACATGTGTATTCTATACATATGACTACACTACAAACTGTGATATACttgggaaaagaaaagaatcacAAAGTATTCACCTTTAATCTTGCATGTTATTTTTAGTCTATATTAATTTCACTCATTTTCCTTTCTGTCAAAGTAAGAACTTCTTTCCTTTATATATTTACTCAGGATAACTCAATAGCTCCCTCCCTtccctctttctccccctcTTGGCTCCTTCCAGTCTCCTTTCAGTGTTCATGTCCCTCATTGGTCTCGTATCCCAGGGTGTCTCCGAGGTGCTGGTGGGCGAAGAAGGTGCGAGCCATCTCGTTGATGTGGTTGTAGGCGCCGATGGATTTGAAGTATTCAATGTAGTTCCAGAAGTCAGAGGTGGAGTAGGGCCAGTAGGGAATGGCTGGTGGTTCTTCATATGGCTCTAAAGACACACAGCAAGTCAGGGAAGAACAGGAGACAACTTAACCCAAACTGTCATACGTCACATTCCACCGGTTATTAGTTAGTCTAAATCTGCCTGATGTTCAGGTTCAGTTAGTTCAGTCAGTATATTGAAAAATTCCCAGAATGTATTTACAAAACCTTTAGAGAAGGGGTGTGAGCTTATGTAGGTGAAAAGAGACAAACAGCACTAAAGAAAAAGGAGCCACACCTCAGTTTCAAAATGCAACACATGTTGTGATCAgttagtacatttactcaagtactacaCTTAATAtacggtaacacttcattttacaggtccgtaAATTTCCAGGTAATAAGGTGaaaattagcaagtaacctatttgaaatttctttggaattactgccaaattaccccaaataattacctcaacatttatcaaaaattactttaattataaacattatttaataattatattccgctattttaccaatagctggtaatttatttaatctaattccaggaaaagaatacaaagttaattgatatgttttatttccatgtctgctgataaatagatcatatttagcaaataacttattttaatttttttcttctgaatcattacattagctaccaggttacatttctATAAACGTTGTATTCTTTTTctggaaatatattaaataaatttccagctattgggaaacagcggaatatacagaatataattactaaataatgttgataataaagtaattttataTAAATTTTAAGGTAATTATTGGGGTAATTTTGGTgcaattccaaagaaatttcaaataggttacttgctaattatcacctaattaccatgaaatttgcgaacctgtaaaatgaaatgttacgaTGTATTTGAGTTGTATAAGATGAAAATGACCAAaattaactaaactaaacttccAATTTGCACAGCTTGACGCCATAGTGTCGACGTCTTCAGTGTCAGAATATGTGCTCTGTGTAAAATGTGTTcatgacagaagaaaacaaagacaaagctTATTCATTTTTGGAAGTGCAAAGATGGAAAACTATCTATAATATCAgagtcattttgtgtttgttgcaAAATATGTAGGCATCTAAATGGAGATGTGTTATTTATATACCTCCTTCTGGGATGACTCTGGCctctgtgaggagagagagagagagaaaaaaaaattaacattccCAAGCATTCCAAGGCTTCCCGTGCACAAAGACGGGATTCAAGTGTCGAAAACTGAGCTTCCTTCCAGAGGACTGCAGGATACCTGCTCCCTCCGCAAATATTATTGCTgaccatttcacacacacatgcacacagtctgGAGAATTCATCCTGGGACAGAGACCTCTTTGTAAACATGCAGTCACCAAAAACAAATGATCTGCTATAGATTCAGTCATATCTGGGATCATACATGATTCATACACAGCTATACACATTTATGCATGCATATATTAAACTGGGTATCACCACTGTGTTTTTACTGTGCAAACAAACTTAACTTCAGTTACGACAAACCTTCAGGAGAATATGAACCTTAAGTATAATTTACTTATTAAAAAACGAGAAACTCACCACTGAGATGACAAGCAAAGAGGCAGAGGAGAACACTGAGCGGGAGCAACAGCTTCATCTTTCCTTCCTAAATGAACAAAAATGCATACAATGATCTTGGTATTTATCCACTGGTCTTTAAACTTTAGAAAACTTCAATGACCCCAAAGGCACAATTTAATTGTATATGGTGATATAATGATTCCTAGTTCCTAAAAAAGACTGTGTTCTTCTTGTAGTTTACCAAAGTTTTGTGAGAGTAAAATGATATTAAGGTGTTTACCTGTAATTGGTTTGTGAAGCCGTGCAGAGAGATGCTGCTGTTCATCTGCTGGACTGGCAGACTGTGGTCTGTGGTGTGTGGAGCTCAGTGGAGGAagacctccacacacacacacacacacacacacacacacacacacacatacagccaaGCTTTGCCCAGATTATACCGTATTTACACAGAGACGTCCTCTCTTGGTATTTCCAGGTGATCTGTGAAGTAAAAACTAAAATCTTGTCCTCTCTCTATAGTTTACACGGTGGAgtggaggtcatgttgctctggctctatctgtttggcgatgcTTGCaggctgcttgacatcctcctggatccatctTCTCATATAtgtttacattatatatataaatgtatctaCGAAGTACAACTTGAATCGTCTACTGTAACCGCAAGTGCCTTGCTCAATTTtcactgtgaaactgtttgtcaATGGACAAAAAGCTCACATTTTACTGCTTAATCCACTTTCGTCTTCCCACAGTAACTGTGGAACTTTTGGATATCTTCTCACTTTGGacagaaaatattataaatctcTTATTTACTCGTTGTTGCTCAGTTAGAGTCAATATAAATGAAGAGTGACCAAATTATCTGCTTAATACAGCTTTAATATTGATAGATTTCACCAACAAGTTTTTTTTGCCATCACCACGAATATGCTTGTTTCATTGCAACACTTTGTAATTCACATAATGTAACTAATATCCCAATACGATATATTACTAGTAACTTCCTTGAGCATTGCTGTTCATTTTTAGGTTTTAACAAATTCCATTTTGTCCATCTTTAAAGCACTGAGCAGTTAcagaattaaaatataaaaatatatttcaagaATATCTTTCATATCTGTAAACACAGCAGTTTGATCTATTTTTTTGTCAGGGATTTGAGGAACAGTTACAACATGACGATGCTGGATAAATAATGGAAGTCAAAGCAAATCATAATGATATTTGTTTGCTGTGATAATTGCAATACAAGGTACTATTGATCCAGTACTCAGCCCTGCCTCATCTGGTTACAGGTGAATGAGTGGAAGCCTCCAT from Sebastes fasciatus isolate fSebFas1 chromosome 21, fSebFas1.pri, whole genome shotgun sequence encodes:
- the otos gene encoding otospiralin, with product MNSSISLHGFTNQLQEGKMKLLLPLSVLLCLFACHLSEARVIPEGEPYEEPPAIPYWPYSTSDFWNYIEYFKSIGAYNHINEMARTFFAHQHLGDTLGYETNEGHEH